A genomic stretch from Sulfobacillus thermosulfidooxidans includes:
- a CDS encoding (Fe-S)-binding protein: protein MSGQDILMALTILMFVAASVYFVIRMLPIFRVMQKARSTNRLDNWPSRLSFMLGQVFGHKRLLRLRLSGVLHFFIFSGFVVLFIDIVDAIGQVFVPGFHLDAPLDFAVDLWVVLVLVGLVLAVYQRAVIKPERYHGSDEKDGYIILGMIGIIMIGIILHESFYPFAAPYLYHVHAQLDPWGFLGYALGHVWMSTGLAYHPSVAETGYILGYLLDIGMVLAFLAYLPTSKHLHIFLAVPSIFLHKTRPHGELVPPMKEDEGMAIRTFEDMNWKDVLDLFTCTECGRCQAVCPAHAAGQPLSPKMVILELRDALRRELSGAEPEPLAGGVVSAEELWSCTTCGACQEACPVFIEHVPKIAGLRAALLEDGDVDKNSQKVLVGWDRQGNSFGQPQRKRPAWTKGLDVAIKDARKEPVDWLWFVGDFASYDPRLQELSRLVAQLLQRAGIDFGILYEGESNAGNEALRMGEYGLFETLAHKNLKWLEEAQYNQIFTTDPHSFNALRNEYRKFGFEKPIKHYTQAFLDLIEQGRLSPAPLDIRVTYHDPCYLGRWNRVFDAPRQLLEKMGVELVEMPRHGPNSFCCGAGGGRIWMEEVGVKERPADNRIREAVALPNVNYFVVACPKDMSMFSAAVQSTGNEDRIKVVDVAELLAQAVGLLVPETAVAMK, encoded by the coding sequence GTGAGTGGCCAAGACATCTTAATGGCCTTAACCATCTTGATGTTTGTCGCGGCAAGCGTTTATTTCGTTATTCGGATGCTCCCCATCTTTCGGGTAATGCAAAAAGCTCGCTCGACTAACCGTTTGGACAACTGGCCCAGCCGTCTCAGCTTTATGCTGGGCCAGGTCTTTGGCCATAAAAGATTATTGCGTCTTCGGTTATCTGGCGTTCTTCATTTCTTTATTTTCAGTGGATTCGTGGTGTTGTTTATTGATATCGTTGACGCCATTGGCCAAGTTTTTGTGCCTGGATTCCATTTGGATGCGCCGTTAGACTTTGCTGTTGACCTGTGGGTGGTCTTGGTTTTAGTGGGATTGGTGCTGGCCGTTTATCAAAGAGCTGTGATAAAACCGGAACGTTATCACGGGTCGGATGAGAAAGATGGTTACATTATCTTGGGGATGATTGGAATCATCATGATTGGCATTATTCTTCATGAATCCTTTTATCCCTTCGCAGCGCCGTATTTGTATCATGTGCATGCCCAGTTGGATCCCTGGGGCTTTTTGGGCTACGCGTTAGGCCATGTGTGGATGAGTACAGGTCTTGCTTATCATCCAAGCGTTGCGGAAACTGGTTACATTTTGGGCTATCTTTTGGATATTGGTATGGTGTTAGCATTTTTGGCATATTTACCGACCTCAAAACATCTCCATATCTTTTTGGCTGTTCCCAGTATCTTCTTGCATAAGACGCGGCCCCATGGGGAACTTGTGCCGCCCATGAAAGAGGACGAAGGGATGGCCATTCGGACATTCGAGGACATGAACTGGAAAGATGTATTAGACCTTTTTACATGCACGGAGTGTGGACGATGCCAAGCCGTCTGTCCGGCCCATGCTGCTGGGCAACCACTATCGCCAAAAATGGTCATTTTGGAACTGCGAGATGCCTTACGCCGGGAATTATCGGGTGCAGAGCCCGAGCCATTGGCGGGAGGCGTCGTTAGTGCTGAAGAATTATGGTCATGCACAACCTGTGGAGCTTGTCAGGAAGCTTGCCCCGTATTTATTGAACACGTTCCCAAGATTGCCGGTTTGCGTGCGGCTCTACTTGAAGATGGCGATGTGGATAAGAACAGTCAAAAGGTGCTTGTGGGTTGGGATCGTCAGGGAAACTCTTTTGGCCAGCCGCAGCGTAAACGACCGGCGTGGACGAAAGGGCTCGACGTAGCTATCAAAGATGCACGCAAGGAACCAGTGGATTGGCTATGGTTTGTTGGCGATTTTGCGTCTTATGATCCCCGGCTTCAAGAGCTCTCGCGGTTGGTGGCGCAACTGTTGCAACGCGCGGGAATCGATTTCGGGATTCTCTATGAAGGGGAGTCTAATGCGGGCAATGAGGCTTTGCGTATGGGCGAATACGGATTATTTGAGACCTTGGCACATAAAAATCTGAAATGGTTGGAAGAGGCCCAATACAACCAGATTTTCACCACGGATCCGCATTCATTTAACGCGCTGCGAAACGAATATCGCAAATTTGGATTTGAGAAACCCATAAAACATTATACCCAAGCGTTCTTAGATTTGATCGAACAAGGACGGTTGTCCCCAGCCCCTTTGGATATTCGTGTCACCTATCATGACCCGTGCTATTTAGGCCGTTGGAACCGGGTTTTTGACGCTCCCAGGCAATTGTTGGAAAAAATGGGCGTGGAATTGGTGGAGATGCCGAGGCATGGTCCTAACAGTTTTTGCTGTGGCGCTGGCGGTGGCAGGATTTGGATGGAAGAGGTGGGAGTGAAAGAGCGTCCAGCCGACAACCGCATTCGCGAAGCCGTCGCTTTACCCAATGTGAACTACTTTGTGGTGGCGTGTCCTAAAGACATGTCGATGTTTTCGGCGGCCGTGCAAAGTACGGGAAATGAAGACCGCATCAAGGTGGTCGATGTCGCAGAATTGTTGGCTCAGGCCGTGGGACTGCTTGTTCCTGAAACAGCCGTCGCTATGAAATGA
- a CDS encoding electron transfer flavoprotein subunit alpha/FixB family protein, which produces MGPILVMMENGETGFTESSRELVGKARELATQLGVAAVAVGFGPDQEDHLRHLAVDRVLAVSDPLLTQYNPLAYEKVLSGIIEQVHPYITLMSNTTLGLDLGAGVAARENLPLIAYCSDLVINGDELVATCQVFAGKLMAEIRVPDQGAVLTVMPGAWAAYNEPGDPEVEVLSFDVPQTMSVLQTIEPEKGDVDITKADILVSVGRGIESPDNLPLVEELAEAIGGVVSCSRPVVDAGWLPKARQVGKSGQTVKPKLYLALGISGAPEHLQGMRDADLIIAVNTDENASIMDVAHYGTTVDMLELMPVLAERLRGE; this is translated from the coding sequence ATGGGGCCGATATTGGTGATGATGGAAAATGGTGAAACAGGATTTACCGAATCTAGCAGGGAACTGGTCGGCAAGGCGCGCGAATTGGCCACTCAATTGGGTGTTGCTGCGGTGGCAGTGGGATTTGGACCCGACCAAGAGGACCACCTCCGACATCTCGCGGTGGACCGGGTTTTAGCGGTATCGGATCCCCTGTTGACCCAATACAATCCTTTGGCCTATGAAAAGGTTTTAAGCGGCATCATTGAGCAAGTCCACCCGTATATAACCTTGATGTCTAATACGACTTTAGGACTTGATTTGGGGGCAGGGGTGGCTGCCCGGGAAAACCTTCCTCTGATTGCTTATTGTAGTGATCTGGTCATAAATGGCGATGAACTCGTGGCCACTTGCCAGGTATTTGCTGGTAAGCTCATGGCAGAGATCCGTGTTCCGGATCAAGGGGCCGTGCTAACGGTTATGCCCGGCGCATGGGCTGCCTATAACGAACCAGGTGACCCAGAAGTGGAAGTCCTATCCTTTGACGTGCCCCAAACCATGAGTGTCTTGCAAACTATCGAACCCGAAAAAGGTGATGTGGATATCACCAAAGCAGACATTTTGGTTAGTGTGGGACGGGGTATTGAAAGTCCCGATAACTTGCCCCTGGTAGAAGAATTGGCTGAAGCTATAGGCGGCGTGGTCAGTTGTTCCCGTCCTGTGGTGGATGCCGGATGGCTTCCTAAAGCACGTCAAGTAGGCAAATCAGGACAAACTGTCAAGCCTAAATTGTATCTCGCGTTGGGTATTTCCGGTGCTCCCGAACATCTCCAAGGAATGCGCGATGCCGATTTGATTATTGCGGTTAACACCGATGAAAATGCATCTATTATGGATGTCGCGCATTACGGTACAACCGTGGATATGTTGGAATTAATGCCGGTCTTAGCGGAACGACTAAGGGGGGAGTAG
- a CDS encoding electron transfer flavoprotein subunit beta/FixA family protein yields MKIAVLLKAVPDLVEDIALDEESGEILYDDMSYVPSEWDDQALEEALLIKEESGAEVTAVTVDTGDSDNMLYTALAKGADHAVKLVGDFDPSLSNRSRAQILSDYIRQQDFDLVLSGVQAIDDIDGQIPGLVAGILGWPHASVVTEVHVTGDTVILRQEYAGGVVAEIQTPTPAVIGIQAARKPPRYASIAKVRQVAKSAQIEEVEMAMPEVPSLEIRRFYKPVAAGHAEMIDGDVEEVADRIIEILQERNLVRR; encoded by the coding sequence ATGAAGATAGCGGTTTTGCTAAAAGCTGTACCAGATTTAGTGGAAGACATTGCGCTGGACGAGGAATCAGGGGAAATCCTCTATGACGATATGAGCTATGTGCCTAGTGAATGGGATGATCAAGCTTTAGAAGAGGCGCTTTTGATTAAAGAAGAATCGGGTGCAGAGGTGACTGCGGTCACTGTCGATACCGGCGATAGCGACAACATGCTCTATACAGCGTTGGCTAAAGGTGCTGATCATGCCGTCAAATTGGTCGGGGATTTTGATCCCTCTCTCTCTAACCGCAGTCGCGCTCAAATTTTGAGTGATTACATTCGCCAACAGGATTTTGATTTGGTCTTATCGGGTGTGCAAGCGATTGATGATATTGACGGTCAGATACCGGGACTCGTGGCAGGGATTCTAGGATGGCCTCACGCTTCCGTTGTCACCGAAGTGCATGTCACCGGGGACACCGTAATCTTGCGTCAGGAATATGCCGGGGGTGTCGTCGCCGAAATTCAAACACCGACACCGGCTGTCATTGGAATACAAGCCGCCCGAAAGCCTCCTCGCTATGCTTCAATTGCAAAGGTTCGTCAGGTGGCCAAATCGGCACAAATTGAAGAGGTTGAGATGGCTATGCCAGAAGTGCCTTCATTGGAAATTCGCCGGTTTTACAAACCCGTGGCAGCTGGCCATGCCGAAATGATCGATGGTGATGTGGAGGAAGTGGCAGATCGCATTATCGAGATTCTGCAAGAACGGAATTTAGTGAGGAGGTAA
- a CDS encoding (Fe-S)-binding protein: MQKAKAIELDVAIVDGVELSGSWNRMFVPRAISEYDLSVLDEITSIPGAESLGYCYQCGKCTAVCPVDTVGDYSPRKIFRRTQLGASLIDSPDLWLCTTCRNCLRVCPKEVNMIKIMPAVREQAVLQGKAPEELLTAFENTARYGNPIGESPRKRAEWTKSAGVPVPIMSQKKAPVDVLWFVECYPAYHPRGKEASVALARIFNALHVDFGILGTEEKCAGDSQRMAGERGLFEMLAEHNIKTLSKYTFHQIVVTDPHAYNAFLHEYPQMGGEWPVQHYTQYLSERLPDLAFVRDIPKRITFHDPCYLGRHNGEYEAPRRLLNALPGAELVEMGHCRETSYCCGGGGGGMWLDSFTRDYSSQRLSEKRVREAVEYGAEILAVTCPYEVPRFEDAVKSTGNAGKLAVMDIAELVAYSMGLIDDLVMTL; this comes from the coding sequence TTGCAAAAAGCAAAAGCCATTGAATTAGACGTTGCAATTGTCGACGGGGTCGAGTTGTCTGGTTCATGGAATCGGATGTTTGTCCCGCGTGCGATATCCGAATATGATTTGTCCGTGTTAGACGAAATCACCAGCATACCGGGCGCGGAGTCTCTCGGATATTGCTATCAATGCGGTAAATGTACTGCGGTTTGTCCGGTGGATACTGTAGGAGATTATTCACCCCGAAAAATATTTCGCCGTACCCAATTGGGAGCTTCCTTAATCGACTCGCCTGACTTGTGGTTATGTACGACGTGCCGTAACTGTTTACGGGTATGCCCCAAAGAAGTAAACATGATCAAGATTATGCCTGCAGTGAGAGAACAAGCCGTCTTACAAGGCAAAGCGCCAGAAGAGTTGTTAACGGCCTTCGAAAACACGGCACGCTATGGCAATCCCATCGGAGAATCTCCCCGTAAAAGAGCGGAGTGGACAAAATCGGCGGGTGTTCCCGTGCCCATTATGTCGCAGAAAAAAGCTCCGGTTGACGTGTTGTGGTTTGTCGAATGTTATCCCGCCTATCATCCCCGTGGCAAAGAAGCCTCGGTTGCACTCGCGAGAATTTTTAATGCTCTCCACGTCGATTTCGGCATTTTAGGGACCGAGGAGAAATGCGCGGGAGATTCCCAACGGATGGCGGGCGAACGGGGATTATTTGAGATGTTGGCGGAACACAACATTAAGACGTTATCGAAATATACGTTTCATCAGATTGTCGTCACAGATCCCCATGCCTATAACGCTTTTCTCCATGAATATCCCCAAATGGGTGGAGAATGGCCAGTACAGCATTATACCCAATACCTCTCAGAACGCCTGCCCGATCTGGCCTTTGTCCGGGACATTCCCAAACGAATCACGTTCCATGATCCATGCTACTTAGGACGCCACAATGGTGAATACGAGGCACCTAGGCGATTATTAAATGCCTTGCCTGGTGCTGAACTGGTTGAAATGGGTCACTGCCGCGAAACATCTTATTGCTGCGGCGGAGGTGGTGGCGGCATGTGGCTGGATAGTTTTACCCGCGACTACTCGAGTCAGCGGCTGTCAGAAAAACGCGTGCGTGAAGCCGTCGAATATGGTGCCGAAATTTTAGCTGTAACTTGTCCCTATGAAGTGCCTCGCTTTGAAGATGCGGTGAAGTCAACTGGTAATGCCGGAAAGCTTGCCGTTATGGATATCGCTGAACTTGTGGCTTACAGCATGGGCTTAATTGATGATCTTGTGATGACTCTTTAA
- a CDS encoding CoB--CoM heterodisulfide reductase iron-sulfur subunit A family protein, with protein MGKADTVMIVGAGPAGLEAARTVAELGKRAMLIETKDQLGGTPYASYASLTPDLQETEHAMEHMLDAVRNNPAVDVRLNTRVVKSEGNLGAFHVTLESADGAQSVEEVGAIVVATGFQHFDPGRETQMYGYYEYDDVITLVDAEKMFKEGKIVRPSTGLPPERVAFIQCVGSRDRQIGNKYCSKVCCGIASKQSIEIKRMLPNAKVFIFYIDMRMYGFWEDQIYWKAQEEYKVNYIRGIVTEIIRKGDKLLIKGEDTTMGRPMEVLMDLVILSVGMEPSKGTVEMSRIFQIPREDHGFLQVVGGPLDTVSTPVPGIFVAGAAAGPKDIEDSVSMGAAAAAKAVGILNRLTLEV; from the coding sequence ATGGGAAAAGCGGATACGGTCATGATCGTGGGTGCTGGTCCGGCAGGACTTGAAGCGGCGCGTACCGTTGCGGAGCTAGGGAAACGTGCCATGTTAATTGAAACGAAGGATCAATTAGGGGGCACTCCGTATGCGTCCTATGCGAGCTTGACCCCGGATTTGCAAGAAACAGAACACGCGATGGAACACATGTTGGATGCTGTACGAAATAATCCTGCGGTCGATGTGCGATTGAATACCCGCGTCGTGAAAAGTGAAGGCAATCTCGGAGCCTTTCATGTCACATTAGAGAGCGCTGATGGGGCGCAATCGGTGGAAGAAGTGGGCGCCATCGTCGTGGCGACCGGCTTCCAACATTTCGATCCGGGTCGCGAAACTCAAATGTATGGGTATTACGAATATGACGATGTCATTACTTTGGTCGATGCAGAAAAAATGTTTAAGGAGGGAAAAATTGTTCGCCCATCGACCGGTTTGCCTCCTGAACGGGTGGCATTTATCCAGTGCGTAGGATCGAGGGACCGGCAGATCGGAAATAAATATTGCTCGAAGGTGTGTTGTGGAATTGCTTCCAAACAATCCATCGAAATTAAGCGGATGCTTCCCAATGCCAAGGTGTTCATTTTTTATATCGATATGAGAATGTATGGCTTTTGGGAAGATCAGATTTATTGGAAAGCGCAGGAGGAGTATAAAGTCAACTATATCCGCGGCATTGTTACCGAAATCATTCGTAAGGGCGATAAATTGTTGATTAAAGGCGAAGATACGACGATGGGACGTCCCATGGAAGTGTTGATGGACTTGGTTATTTTGTCCGTAGGAATGGAGCCTTCTAAAGGGACCGTAGAAATGTCCCGGATTTTTCAGATTCCTCGGGAGGACCACGGCTTTCTTCAAGTGGTTGGGGGACCGTTAGATACCGTTTCTACGCCTGTCCCGGGGATTTTTGTGGCTGGTGCTGCGGCAGGTCCTAAAGACATTGAGGATTCTGTGTCAATGGGTGCGGCAGCCGCCGCTAAGGCCGTCGGAATTCTGAACCGATTAACTCTCGAAGTCTAA
- a CDS encoding heterodisulfide reductase-related iron-sulfur binding cluster: protein MEPIDIPVAGTKVQTSRVFERDPETVRDEDLREAIWELGREGEWIVQPVPEPYYLAPTKFGRQKKIPLEHTWHHKSCGQCGHIPGYSTSIFWLNRLLGFDYFDPRDQTSCTAWNYYASATSNQAAQAAVAMRNFSAAYETGYYPLIHCGTSFGHYKEVRHELVHDAKLRRQVRAIIEKLGRPFVMPEEIVHYSEWMYAVRKQLSERVQFDLSKITATVHPACHYYKLQSGDAIYDPEIYGGQRTAAVTAVVQELGAQVADYSTWYDCCGFGFRHILVQRDFTRSFATLRKIEVMKQEANPDVVLTHDTGCVTSLDKSQFAAQAHGRNVGVPVMSESQFAALAVGAHPFRVCQLHWHAVDYRPLLHKMGIDVERAWAEFEADVEKIKHGEMEYLTWEHVL, encoded by the coding sequence ATGGAACCGATAGATATTCCTGTGGCCGGCACAAAAGTCCAGACATCGCGTGTTTTTGAACGGGATCCGGAGACGGTTCGCGATGAGGATTTGCGCGAAGCCATCTGGGAACTTGGACGGGAAGGCGAGTGGATCGTGCAACCCGTGCCAGAACCTTATTATCTTGCCCCGACAAAATTTGGCCGACAAAAGAAAATCCCTTTGGAACACACCTGGCATCATAAAAGTTGTGGGCAATGTGGGCACATTCCTGGATATTCCACGTCAATATTCTGGCTTAACCGCTTGTTAGGATTTGATTATTTCGATCCCCGCGATCAAACTTCGTGTACAGCATGGAATTATTACGCCTCCGCAACCTCCAATCAGGCTGCTCAGGCAGCCGTAGCCATGCGAAATTTCTCGGCAGCCTATGAAACGGGTTATTATCCTCTCATCCATTGCGGAACCAGTTTTGGCCATTACAAAGAGGTCCGTCATGAATTGGTGCATGATGCGAAGTTGCGCCGGCAAGTCCGGGCCATCATTGAAAAATTGGGCCGTCCTTTTGTGATGCCGGAAGAAATTGTTCATTACAGCGAGTGGATGTATGCAGTGCGCAAGCAATTATCAGAACGGGTGCAATTCGATCTGTCTAAGATTACTGCCACAGTTCACCCTGCCTGTCATTATTACAAATTGCAAAGCGGTGACGCTATTTACGATCCCGAGATTTATGGAGGCCAACGCACAGCGGCAGTAACGGCTGTTGTCCAAGAACTTGGCGCTCAGGTGGCTGATTATTCAACATGGTATGACTGTTGTGGATTTGGGTTTCGCCACATTTTGGTGCAACGGGACTTTACCCGTAGCTTTGCCACATTGAGAAAGATTGAAGTTATGAAGCAGGAAGCCAATCCCGACGTTGTCCTCACACATGACACAGGATGTGTTACTTCTCTCGACAAAAGTCAATTTGCGGCGCAAGCTCATGGGCGTAACGTAGGGGTTCCGGTGATGTCTGAGTCGCAATTTGCCGCGCTGGCGGTGGGGGCCCATCCTTTCCGGGTGTGTCAGCTCCATTGGCATGCGGTAGACTATCGGCCTTTATTGCACAAGATGGGGATTGACGTGGAAAGAGCTTGGGCTGAGTTTGAAGCAGATGTCGAAAAAATTAAGCATGGTGAGATGGAATACCTGACGTGGGAGCATGTCCTCTAA
- a CDS encoding 4Fe-4S dicluster domain-containing protein produces MPSDRYAEVALEEKQRLFDEVKADPRYKTYLYGCYECGICVAACPSARFYDFSPRKIAQTLAREDVELFYEQLNDDVWNCSQCFSCNRCPRQNSPGGLITIMREVAVKNGLRTTKEALAGYTRIIYKIMTTGTQVSPDMLQEDAFPDWGPQVKAVSQNLDVWRRALPPETLHTTGLSWQVEERTMHELYAIWKMTGTLDMIGELDEGLHDIMEEIMDDALEESGLPTE; encoded by the coding sequence ATGCCCTCTGATCGTTATGCTGAGGTCGCGTTAGAAGAAAAGCAACGGTTATTCGACGAGGTAAAAGCGGATCCCCGTTATAAAACGTATCTGTATGGCTGTTATGAATGTGGTATTTGTGTGGCAGCTTGCCCCTCGGCGCGCTTCTATGATTTTTCACCGCGTAAAATTGCACAAACTTTAGCCCGCGAAGATGTTGAACTTTTTTATGAGCAGTTAAATGACGATGTATGGAATTGTTCCCAATGTTTCTCCTGCAACCGGTGCCCGCGCCAAAATAGTCCTGGCGGTCTCATCACGATTATGCGTGAAGTGGCCGTCAAAAACGGTTTACGAACAACCAAAGAAGCGTTGGCCGGATATACTCGCATTATTTACAAGATCATGACTACTGGAACCCAAGTGTCACCTGATATGCTGCAAGAAGATGCTTTTCCCGACTGGGGTCCCCAGGTCAAAGCGGTTTCGCAGAATTTAGATGTGTGGCGCCGGGCTTTGCCTCCAGAAACATTACACACAACGGGTCTTTCATGGCAAGTCGAAGAACGTACGATGCATGAACTGTATGCGATTTGGAAAATGACGGGAACGCTTGACATGATTGGAGAGCTGGATGAGGGCCTTCATGACATCATGGAGGAAATTATGGACGATGCCTTAGAAGAGAGCGGATTACCGACTGAATAA
- a CDS encoding DsrE/DsrF/DrsH-like family protein → MEQDRLAIIVSKGSLDMAYPPFILATAAAAIDMECMLFFTFWGLDVIHKDKIDNLSVSIAGNPGMPALAKVAGVVPFGTKMVSSMMKNQFANSHVMSIREFVSEAKELGVHMVACQMSMDVLGVKREDLVPEVEDVVGAATFLDFARDAKISLFV, encoded by the coding sequence GTGGAACAAGACCGTTTAGCCATTATTGTCTCAAAGGGCAGTTTGGATATGGCCTATCCCCCGTTCATATTGGCGACGGCTGCTGCCGCCATTGATATGGAATGTATGTTGTTTTTTACGTTTTGGGGCCTCGACGTCATCCATAAGGACAAAATTGATAATCTGTCCGTATCTATTGCCGGCAATCCAGGAATGCCAGCGTTAGCAAAAGTGGCAGGTGTTGTGCCATTTGGGACAAAAATGGTGTCCTCGATGATGAAAAATCAGTTTGCTAACTCTCATGTCATGTCAATTAGAGAATTTGTGTCGGAAGCCAAGGAACTGGGTGTACACATGGTGGCGTGTCAAATGTCTATGGATGTTCTCGGCGTAAAACGCGAGGATTTGGTTCCTGAGGTGGAGGATGTGGTAGGGGCCGCGACCTTTTTGGATTTTGCCCGCGATGCCAAGATTTCTCTATTTGTCTAA
- a CDS encoding FAD-dependent oxidoreductase, whose protein sequence is MNVLNHRVVIIGGGPSAIAAALEAKKFTHDIVMISAEPVGGNAVLHSLVPSKALIEAAHHRQYFTRLGADPDVMTLSQVMHLQQEQIKTLVETTQKALNPVQIVSANAHLEKHDGVIHVVTDSQQHFVGDTVIIANGSRQRLIPGVKPDGQNVLIPRAFHTLKSIPRSLAIIGAGATGLEAASLFAHFGSQITLYTPLPELLPQYSPTLRHIFTNHLNDLGIQMQFNRRVTLLARNDEGIMIQWNNPETGEIGQNVHPTIFLATGREGMWTADELVHLGFHVDPQGFFITDGIGQTNIPHVYAVGDAQGRPLLANKALWQGVQAVRHAFDHSVTTPPQFVEAIYTIPELARFGTVDEDHLEIWEAKIDHPLMYKPFLVGREPGLLRVYTHHDHIEGAEAIGTQAADVVSLLAMVSAQVPLPNLIQNAAASPTMLEWLQHLTRI, encoded by the coding sequence GTGAACGTGTTAAACCATCGCGTAGTGATAATTGGAGGCGGACCTTCCGCTATCGCAGCCGCTCTTGAAGCGAAAAAATTTACCCATGATATCGTCATGATATCGGCTGAACCTGTTGGAGGAAATGCCGTTTTACACAGCTTAGTTCCTAGCAAAGCGTTAATCGAGGCAGCCCATCATCGACAATATTTCACCCGCTTGGGGGCTGACCCCGATGTCATGACCCTTTCTCAGGTAATGCATCTCCAACAAGAACAGATAAAAACTCTTGTAGAAACGACTCAAAAGGCATTAAATCCAGTGCAAATCGTATCCGCCAATGCGCATTTGGAAAAACATGACGGGGTCATTCATGTTGTGACCGATTCCCAACAGCATTTTGTCGGCGACACCGTCATCATTGCTAACGGATCCCGCCAACGCCTCATTCCCGGCGTTAAGCCGGACGGCCAGAACGTGCTCATTCCTCGAGCATTCCACACCCTAAAGAGCATTCCCCGGTCTTTAGCCATCATTGGTGCAGGAGCCACAGGTCTTGAGGCGGCATCCCTATTTGCGCACTTCGGCAGTCAAATCACGCTCTATACTCCCCTTCCCGAATTATTGCCGCAATATTCCCCAACCCTGCGCCACATCTTCACCAATCATTTGAACGATTTGGGCATACAGATGCAATTTAACCGGCGGGTCACATTGCTCGCGCGAAATGACGAGGGAATTATGATTCAATGGAATAACCCCGAAACCGGCGAAATAGGACAGAATGTTCATCCCACGATATTTCTTGCCACCGGACGCGAAGGCATGTGGACAGCGGATGAGTTGGTTCATCTTGGGTTTCATGTCGATCCACAAGGGTTTTTTATCACTGATGGGATAGGACAAACCAATATTCCGCATGTTTATGCCGTCGGTGACGCTCAAGGCCGTCCTCTCTTAGCAAACAAAGCATTGTGGCAAGGAGTCCAAGCTGTGCGCCATGCCTTTGATCACTCAGTTACCACTCCTCCCCAATTCGTGGAAGCCATTTACACCATACCAGAACTGGCACGGTTCGGAACGGTAGATGAAGACCATTTGGAGATTTGGGAAGCCAAAATAGACCATCCTTTGATGTACAAACCGTTTTTGGTTGGCCGTGAACCGGGCCTTCTTCGAGTTTACACTCACCATGATCATATTGAGGGAGCTGAAGCCATAGGCACTCAAGCCGCAGATGTTGTCAGCCTCTTGGCTATGGTCAGTGCTCAGGTACCATTGCCGAATTTAATCCAGAATGCGGCGGCGAGTCCCACCATGTTGGAATGGCTACAACATCTTACGCGTATTTAA